The nucleotide window GATGGTAGCTGATATAGTTGAAGATGGCGACGAAATATTATTTTCTTTATTTAACCACGCTTCTAATGTTCTCCCTTTCTTTTACTATTTACAAAATAAAAATGTTACTTACAAATATTTTTCAGATCAAATTGAATTATTAAATATGATTAATCCAAAAACAAAAATTATTTGTTTAAGTCAAATTACAAATAATTTTAATGTTAAGTATGATTTAGATGAAATTTATAAATTGTGTAAAGAAAATGAAGTGTTTTTAATAAATGATGCTGCTCAAGCAATTGCATATAAAAAAGTTACAATAAAAAATTGTGATGCAATAATTATGTCGGCTAATAAATTTTATGGTCCTACAGGATTGGGTTCTATGATTTTTTCAAAACGACTTTATAATAAATTAAGACCTAAAAAATTTGGTGGTGGAGCTTCAAAATATCTAAATTACACAGATGTATTATCACCACTTGCTTTTGAAGCAGGTACACAAAATTTTGCAGGAATATTTCAATTAAATTCAGCGCTTGATTTTGTAAATGAAATCGGACTTGATAATATAAATAAAAAAGTTACTGAAATTTCTTATTATTTACATAATAAATTAAAAGAACTTGAAAATATTGTTTTATATTCTAAACCAGGTGATGTAATTTGCTTGTTTAATGTAAAAAATGTAGCAAGTCAAGATGTTGCAAGTTATTTGGGTAATAATTCAATTTATGTAAGAAGTGGAACTTTTTGTGCATGATTTATGGAAAATATAAGCGAAGTAAAAGGCACTTATGTAAGAGTTTCATTAGGATTTTATAATGATGAATCAGATGTTAATAAATTAATTGATAAATTAAAAACAGGGGGTGATTTTCTTGACTACTTATAGTAATTTAGAAAAAAGAGAAATAATTTATTCACATTATGAAAAACCAAACAATTTTTCGGAATATAAAGATGCAAAAAGCATTTTAGATCATTCTAATACAGGGTGCGCTGATAATTTGGTTTTAAATGTAGAAGTTGAAAACAACATTTTAAAAAATGCAACTTTTAATGGTATCGGTTGTTCAATTTTTATGGCTGCAAGCGATATTATGATCGATATTTTAAAAAATAAAACTATCAATGAAATTAAATTAATAATTAATGAATATGAAAATATGATTTTCAATTCAAAAATTAATAATCCCGATATATTAGGAGATTTAATTATTTTTGAAAATGTAAGAGTTCATATGAATCGTGTTGAATGTGCAACTATTATTTCTAGATCATTTAAAAAAGCTCTAAATATTGAATAA belongs to Mycoplasma zalophi and includes:
- a CDS encoding aminotransferase class V-fold PLP-dependent enzyme, giving the protein MNYKNRFPMLVNNPDLVYFDNGALALKPDLVCEAGNDFYTKYSISTRTKDSKLGLKTSAFITQTRQKLASLVDADEKNVIFTSGSTESLNQIAMMVADIVEDGDEILFSLFNHASNVLPFFYYLQNKNVTYKYFSDQIELLNMINPKTKIICLSQITNNFNVKYDLDEIYKLCKENEVFLINDAAQAIAYKKVTIKNCDAIIMSANKFYGPTGLGSMIFSKRLYNKLRPKKFGGGASKYLNYTDVLSPLAFEAGTQNFAGIFQLNSALDFVNEIGLDNINKKVTEISYYLHNKLKELENIVLYSKPGDVICLFNVKNVASQDVASYLGNNSIYVRSGTFCAWFMENISEVKGTYVRVSLGFYNDESDVNKLIDKLKTGGDFLDYL
- the sufU gene encoding Fe-S cluster assembly sulfur transfer protein SufU — encoded protein: MTTYSNLEKREIIYSHYEKPNNFSEYKDAKSILDHSNTGCADNLVLNVEVENNILKNATFNGIGCSIFMAASDIMIDILKNKTINEIKLIINEYENMIFNSKINNPDILGDLIIFENVRVHMNRVECATIISRSFKKALNIE